In Haloplanus sp. XH21, the genomic stretch TCGACGATAGCTTCGAGCGTTACCTCCAGGACAAGGGGAAAGGCCGCGGTGGCGACGGCGGGAACTATCGACGAAACGCTGCGCGTGAGCTTGAGCGGTTTGCCGAGTGGGCCGCCGGCAACCGCGCCGACGACTGGACCGGAATCGTCTCCGACGACGTCGACCGCGACCCCACCTTCGAGGACCTCGACGAACGCGTCTTCCGCGAGTACGCCCGGCATCTCGCTGGTGACCGTGGCCTCAAGCTGAACACCGTCCAAACCTATTACCGCTATATCTCTGCGTGGTGTGGCTGGTGTGTCAACGAGGGGTATCTCGAGGCGCATTACGCCCAGCGGGCGAGTGCGATGGCGCCACTACCGGAGGATGACGGCCGAAAGCCCGGTGACCAGCAGGCCTGGACGTCCGAACAGCGCCACGACCTCACCCGCCACGTCGACGAACGGGCCCGCGACGCCGTCGAGGCGTACACGACACTCCCGGAGGATACTGACCCCCTCGACAAGCAGCGAGCGCGCTACACGGCGCTCAAAGCGGCTCGTGACCGGGCGCTGGTGTTCGTCCTCGCGTACACCGCCGTCCGCGTCGGCGAACTCCTCCGGGACCCGAACGACCCGCGCCGGCGCGGCGTCCGCTGGGAAGATCTCTCCCTCGACGACGGGAGTATGGATGTCTACCGGAAGAAACAGCAGTGGGACGCCGCCAGTCTCCCCGACCCGGTGATCTCGCCGCTGCGGAGCTACCGCCAGCTGATGGACCCACCCACGGAACGCTGGCCGGTGTTTCCGACGTTCGACCAACGGACGCTCGCGGAGCTCGTCCGGGAAGAGCTAGCCGAACGAGGGGAACGCCCAGAAGCAATCACTAAACGCCGTACGGAGTACGCTCGCGACCTGCTGCTGGCGCTCGATGAGGACATTCGGCCGCCGTCGATCACGACGGATGGCGCACGGTCGATTCTCCAACGGCTCTCGGGGGCCGCAGGGATCGACATCGACCATCCGAAACACGATTATCTTGCTCCACACGGCGGTCGCCGAGGGATGGGAGAGGTGCTTGTCCGAGCGTTCGGATACACGGTGGCGGCCCGGTATCTCGATAACTCCGAAGAGATGGTCCGAGAACGGTATTCACATATTGAGGCTGGAGAACTTGGTGATGTCGCCACTGAGGCGCTCGAGGAGATCGATAGTATACTGGAGTAATTTTTTTTTCGAGTGTGGGGGTGGACCGACGTGGTCACACCACTTCGACGGTGAACAGCGAGTCGTCGTTGAGGACGACCTGTACCCGGTGGTGCCAGGCGTCAGCGAACGCCTCCCGCTGTTGATCGCTTGCTGACCCATCCAGTATTTCCTGGAGATTCCCGATTGCGGGTCCCCCGTCAGGAACGTCGCCAACATGGTAGGTCACTTCGACGGTCTCGTTCGTATCGGTTCGCCGGAACCGGAACGTCGGCGCCGCCGTGTCTGGATCGAATGCGTCGAAGTGCAGGAGGTCACGGCGCCCCCCATGACCACCGGCGAGCCCGCTGAATCCGTCGTCCTCGGTCGAGCCAGTCACGTACGAAATGATGCGCCCCATCACGCCGTACGCAGCATCGTCTCGCGGGCCGGCTGCCTGGACTTCGATTAC encodes the following:
- a CDS encoding tyrosine-type recombinase/integrase, whose amino-acid sequence is MVDRALSTPLDDSFERYLQDKGKGRGGDGGNYRRNAARELERFAEWAAGNRADDWTGIVSDDVDRDPTFEDLDERVFREYARHLAGDRGLKLNTVQTYYRYISAWCGWCVNEGYLEAHYAQRASAMAPLPEDDGRKPGDQQAWTSEQRHDLTRHVDERARDAVEAYTTLPEDTDPLDKQRARYTALKAARDRALVFVLAYTAVRVGELLRDPNDPRRRGVRWEDLSLDDGSMDVYRKKQQWDAASLPDPVISPLRSYRQLMDPPTERWPVFPTFDQRTLAELVREELAERGERPEAITKRRTEYARDLLLALDEDIRPPSITTDGARSILQRLSGAAGIDIDHPKHDYLAPHGGRRGMGEVLVRAFGYTVAARYLDNSEEMVRERYSHIEAGELGDVATEALEEIDSILE
- a CDS encoding formylmethanofuran dehydrogenase subunit E family protein; the encoded protein is MTTNSPATDATHTSTDWQVDYDADPIEIRDPVAEALGVLTSGDPFVVTYTDAVKEAGHSCPTASGAYRIVQLGLDALYPDDYPIRSVIEVQAAGPRDDAAYGVMGRIISYVTGSTEDDGFSGLAGGHGGRRDLLHFDAFDPDTAAPTFRFRRTDTNETVEVTYHVGDVPDGGPAIGNLQEILDGSASDQQREAFADAWHHRVQVVLNDDSLFTVEVV